TCCGCAGGCATTAATCACTTGGCCAATGGAGACTTTCAGCATCGTGTCCAGATCTCGTCCAAGGATGAATTGGGTTCGATTGCGGAGAGTGTGAATATGGCAAGCCAGAAGCTGCGGGAGGCGATGGAACGAGGTGACTTTGCCGAGAACAGCAAAGACCAGCTCATCGTAAACCTCGCGCATGATCTGCGAACGCCGCTGACCTCTGTGCTGGGCTATCTGGATCTGCTGATGAAGGATGATCAACTGACAGAGGAGCAAGTACGACACTTTACATCGATTGCATTCACCAAATCACAACGTCTGGAGAAGCTGATTGATGATTTGTTCGAAATTACCCGTATGAATTATGGCATGCTGCCTATAAACAAGACACAGCTGGATCTTAGTGAACTGCTAAAACAGATGAACGAAGAGCTCTATCCTGTATTTGAAAAGAACCAACTGATCACCCGTTTAAAAATAGACACTGAACTTACTGTCTCCGGTGATGGTGAGCTGCTGGCTCGTGTGTTCGAGAATCTGCTGATTAACGCTGCACGGCACGGCAAGGATGGCATGTACGTGGATATTAACGGATATCGTGATGCAGAACAGATCATTATTCAGGTGATTAACTATGGGGGACATATTCGTCCAGAGGAATTGCCGCATATCTTCGATATGTATTACACCGGAGATCGTGCCCGGACCCCTCAAGAGGGTGGGACAGGCCTTGGCTTATTTATTGCACGCAATATCGTGGAGCAGCATGACGGTACGATTTCGGCCCAGAGTGATGTGGTACGGACGCAATTTGAAGTTCGTTTGCCCGTATTCCAATAAGGTTCGACGTCAAATTTAAGAAAAACTTTAAAATTGCCCTGCTTTTTCTTTAACTTGTTTTGTCTATCCTTGATGTATGAGGTAAAAGGAGGAACAAGCATGAAAAAGTGGGGCTTTTTAATATGTATCGTTTTGGTTGGATATATTGTTACACAATCACCGGGATGGCTTCAGCAGAAGAATGAGATGCCCATCGAGATTCAGAATACGCGTGAAAATCCTGCAGGTTATACGGTATCCGTCACAGGAAATATTAAGGATCAGGTACATAAGGGCAATTTGTTACTGGTTAATAAGCAATACCCCGTTCACGAGGAGGGGGGTAGATCCGATATTGTATATGTGGCGGATGAAGATGATCTGCTTCGTGGATATGGAATAATGGATCGGAAAATCATGTTATCCCGGCAGGTGGCACAGGAGTTTCGGAAGATGGTTGAAGCAGCAGGCGAAGAGGGAGTCCGATATTTTCTCATGAGCAGTGGGTACAGGGACTTTGAGAAGCAGGACGAGCTATATCAGGAAATGGGTTCAGACTATGCACTTCCTGCGGGTCACAGTGAGCATAATCTCGGCTTATCCCTGGATGTCGGTTCAAGTCTGGCTGCCATGAATGAAGCACCGGAGGGTGACTGGCTGGAGAAAAATGCATGGAAATACGGATTTATTTTGCGTTACCCGAAAGATAAAGTAAGCATCACGGGTATTCAATATGAACCATGGCACTTTCGATATGTGGGGTTGCCCCACAGTGCTATCATGCATAAGAACAATCTGGTACTGGAGGAGTACCTTGATATGTTGAAGGAGAAGGAGAACATCTCTGTTGAAGTAGAGGATGAGACGTATCATATCCGCTATTATCGGGCCACTGGAGATACGACTGTTTACATACCTGAGCACGGCGAAACTGAAATATCGGGTGACAACATGGATGGCGTCATTGTCACCGTAAAGAAATAACAGGGCAACACAAAGGAGGCAAAACAACATGAAACACAACAACCAGAAGAAAAGCAAACATTACATCCTTTGGACTGCCGTGTTCATTATCTATCTATATCTGTTGACTAAGCTGATCCTGTTCAAAGGAAGTGCTGTCGACTTTGGCATCGTGAAGGTTCGACTGATGGCGTTCTTGCAACAACCGGATCTGATTCATACGCGAACCATCAACCTGACGCCATTTCAGGAAATTTCACGAGACTGGAACAGCCTGTCATCACATCGCCCAGGTACAGCAATTCATCTGGTTGGGAATGTTCTGGCTTTTATCCCACTGGGTATCTTCATTCCTGTTCTGACGGGCAACAAATTATTCTCTGGAATAAAGGTATTCCTGCTGTCCCTGCTGCTCAGTCTGGGCTATGAGGTGACACAGTTAGTGACTGGCATGGGCATATTTGATGTGGATGACCTGATGCTTAATACGCTCGGCGGCTTGATTGGGTATATCATTTTCACCATGGCCATTGGCCTGAAAAGGGTGTTGGTGGGAGGAGAATCCCGCGTGACGGCGAAAAAGTTAAATTCTAAGGAAAGTCACGTGTAAGGAGGGGAACAACTTGATTATAATGGCTGTATTATTCATTAGCGCAGGGCTGATGTTTCTCGTGTATCCGCACAGTGTTACGAATGCTTCGGATCAACAGATCAAGGATCGAGTTATTACGTCTAGATGGGTCGGAGGCTCGTTAATTATCTTGGCGTGTCTGTTTCTGATCATGGGCACGATTCAACTGTTCGATCAAGCCTCACATCACATTGGGCATTAGCAGGTGATTGGATTGAAAATTGATTTTAAATGT
The window above is part of the Paenibacillus sp. 1781tsa1 genome. Proteins encoded here:
- a CDS encoding HAMP domain-containing sensor histidine kinase — its product is MTKRRSFRTTMIMLLGLSMLSSGAVTFIVYRLLQMYYAGVRREDPLAEYRNIMRSIGDLYVFMLLFIPLAILFFYLFTRPYVTYFKEISAGINHLANGDFQHRVQISSKDELGSIAESVNMASQKLREAMERGDFAENSKDQLIVNLAHDLRTPLTSVLGYLDLLMKDDQLTEEQVRHFTSIAFTKSQRLEKLIDDLFEITRMNYGMLPINKTQLDLSELLKQMNEELYPVFEKNQLITRLKIDTELTVSGDGELLARVFENLLINAARHGKDGMYVDINGYRDAEQIIIQVINYGGHIRPEELPHIFDMYYTGDRARTPQEGGTGLGLFIARNIVEQHDGTISAQSDVVRTQFEVRLPVFQ
- a CDS encoding VanZ family protein, whose translation is MKHNNQKKSKHYILWTAVFIIYLYLLTKLILFKGSAVDFGIVKVRLMAFLQQPDLIHTRTINLTPFQEISRDWNSLSSHRPGTAIHLVGNVLAFIPLGIFIPVLTGNKLFSGIKVFLLSLLLSLGYEVTQLVTGMGIFDVDDLMLNTLGGLIGYIIFTMAIGLKRVLVGGESRVTAKKLNSKESHV
- a CDS encoding D-alanyl-D-alanine carboxypeptidase family protein, which produces MKKWGFLICIVLVGYIVTQSPGWLQQKNEMPIEIQNTRENPAGYTVSVTGNIKDQVHKGNLLLVNKQYPVHEEGGRSDIVYVADEDDLLRGYGIMDRKIMLSRQVAQEFRKMVEAAGEEGVRYFLMSSGYRDFEKQDELYQEMGSDYALPAGHSEHNLGLSLDVGSSLAAMNEAPEGDWLEKNAWKYGFILRYPKDKVSITGIQYEPWHFRYVGLPHSAIMHKNNLVLEEYLDMLKEKENISVEVEDETYHIRYYRATGDTTVYIPEHGETEISGDNMDGVIVTVKK